GGCATCTTGCATGCTCATGTCAAATTCATAGGCATTTAATATGGTTTCTGCCACAGCTGTGATAATTGTAGAACCTCCAGGCGTACCTAACACCATCCAAAGTTTACCGTCTTTTTCTACAATAGTAGGAGTCATACTACTTAACATTCTCTTTTCTGGTTGAATATTATTTGCTTCAGCTCCAATAAGACCAAACATATTGGGAATACCTGCTTTAGAGCTAAAATCGTCCATCTCATTATTCAAAAAGAAGCCGAGCTCATCACAGTATAATTTAGAGCCAAAATTTCCGTTTAAGGTCGTGGTTACAGAAACAGCATTTCCTTCCGCATCAATAATGGAGTAGTGGGTAGTTTCCATACTTTCTACAATAGCCACTTTACCATGTGATACAGCATCTGATTTGGTTGCTTTTTCAAATGAAAAATTAGACATGCGGTCTTCCAAATAACTATCTTTCAATAATACGTCTAGTGGAATTTTAACAAAATCAGGATCACCCAAATAATAATTTCTATCTGCATAAGCACGACGAGAAGCTTCTGTAAATAACTGAATGGTTTTCTCAGAATTATGTCCGAAGGATGCCATATCATAAGGCTCAATCATTTTAAAAATCTGATTCATAGTAACACCACCACTACTAGGCGGACTCATGGAAATAATTTTTAAGTCTTTGTACTTAAATACTACAGGTTGGCGCCATACAACTTCATAACTCGCTAAATCTTGCTCAGTTACAAAACCACCATTTGCTTGAATAAAACTTGCTAGTTTCTGTGCTATTTCCCCTTTATAGAATCCGTCTTTTCCTTTTGTAACAATCGTGCGTAACGTACTTGCTAGTTTTGGGTATTTTATAAGCTCTCCTTCTTTATATACAGTTGCAAATTTGGTGCTATCGCTATTTATTTTAATAAATGTTTCCCGATAATTATCTAGCATTTCTGCTTGTTTAGCCGTAACGACCACACCATTTTCTGCCATTGCAATTACGGGTTCAAAAATATCTTTTAAAGGTAGTTTTCCAAACTTTTGGTGGACTGCTAGAATACCTGCAACAGAGCCTGGTACTCCGATTGCTGTTGCGCCTAACGTACTCATATCTGGAATAACATCTCCTAAAGAATCTAAATACATATCTCTATGAGCAGATTTTGGTGCTTTCTCTCTAAAATCTAAAGAACCTATTCCTCCATCAGCTGTTCTATATACCATAAATCCGCCACCAGCAATATTTCCAGCTCTAGGATAAGCTACAGCAAGCGCTAATTGCGTACCAATCATAGCATCAAAAGCATTCCCCCCTTTTGCCATAATATCAGACCCTATTTTAGACGCTTCTTCTCGCGCAGAAACCACCATTGCTTTCTCTGTTACTACACCAGTGGGAGCTGCTTGATTTTTACAGTTAATACATAGTAATACCAGTAAAAACAAATAACTGAAATTCTTCATCATGGTTTGTGGTTTTTTGAAAAGCTTAATTTAGGGTTCTTAGAGCGAAATATATTTCTGCTTTGAAAAAGCAATTAATTCCTCAAAAAAAGTGGTAAATTCTTTTTCAAATTCATCATAATGCTCTTCTAAATCTAGAATAGCAAAATTCATTTTAGACTTGTTTTTTGTTCTTCTATTCATTCCTGTTAATACCCTACCAATGCCCTCTAGTTTTGAGTAATTAAAAATCCAATTATCAGCAATCATATACGGCATCATATGCTTGGTGGAGTCAGGAAGAATTTCATAATTATCTTCTAAAAGATCATAGAAATTATCTACAAAGACCTCTAATGGAACCTCAGAATAGGTACTCCAATTTTTAGCTAAAAAATGATCATAGAAAATATCAACGATAATACCACTATAATGACTATAGTTTTCGTGCAATCGCTTTGTACTTTGCCTAACAGTAGGGTGTGCATCTGTAAACGTATCAATAAACCGATGGAGTTTTATACCCTTTTGAACCCGTTCTGGCAAGTGTTTATATTTATTACCACGAATACTATCCGCAATAAAATTACCAAGAGTTATTTCTTTATCATCAAAAGAAAGATAAATATGTGCTAAAAAATTCATAGACCGAAGAAAAACTATTCCTATCGAATTTACAAATAAGAACTGTAGCATTTAACCTGAACCCTTTATATTTGTAAAAACTTTTAGAAAAACTATGACACTAATCAAATCTATTTCAGGAATACGTGGTACTATTGGAGGAAAACCAGGAGATAACTTAACACCCATTGACGCGGTAAAGTTTGCAGCAGCCTATGGTATTTGGTTGAAAGAATATTCTAAGAAAGATAAATTAAAAGTGGTTGTTGGGAGAGATGCGCGTATTTCTGGAGAAATGATCCAGAATATTGTGGTTTCTACATTGATAGGTTTAGGAATAGATGTTATTGATTTAGATTTATCTACTACACCGACTGTAGAAATTGCTGTTCCTTTAGAAGATGCAGATGGCGGTATTATTTTAACAGCAAGTCACAATCCAAAACAATGGAATGCTTTAAAATTACTCAATGAGAAAGGGGAATTTTTAGATGCGGCGCAAGGTGCTAAAATCTTAGAAATTGCAGAAAAAGAAGATTTTAATTTTTCTGAAGTAGATGACTTAGGTGAAATTACAAGGAATGATGCTTACATAGATATTCATATTGATGAAGTGCTAGACCTTCCTTTAGTAGATGCCGATGTTATTAGAGCGGCTAAATTTAAAGTAGTTGTAGATGGTGTAAATTCTACTGGTGGTATTGCTATTCCTAAACTATTAAAAGAATTAGGAGTAGAAGTGATAGAATTGTATTGTAATCCTACTGGTCATTTTCCTCATAACCCAGAACCTCTTAAAGAACATTTAGGAGATATTTGCGCTTTAGTACTTAAAGAAAAAGCCGATTTCGGAATTGTAGTTGATCCTGATGTAGATCGTTTGGCATTTATTAGTAATGATGGTGAAATGTTCGGAGAAGAATATACACTTGTTGCTTGTGCTGATTATGTTTTAGGAAAAACAAAAGGGAATACAGTATCTAACTTATCCTCGTCTAGAGCCCTGAGAGATATTACTCAAAAGCACGGTGGCACCTATGAAGCTGCAGCTGTTGGAGAAGTAAATGTAGTTACCAAAATGAAAGCCAATAACGCCGTGATTGGTGGTGAAGGTAATGGAGGAATCATTTATCCGGAAAGTCACTACGGGCGTGATTCCTTAGTAGGTACTGCATTATTTTTAATGTTGATGGCCGAAAAAGGAGGTACTGTTGCGGAATTAAGAGCTAGCTACCCGTCTTACTTTATGAGCAAGAAAAAAATACAATTGACACCAGGTTTAGATGTTGATGGTATTTTAGTGTCTATGGCCGATAAATACAAGAATGAAGATATAACGACTATTGATGGTGTAAAGATTGATTTTGCAGAAAATTGGGTTCATTTACGAAAATCGAATACAGAACCAATTATTAGAATCTATACGGAAGCAAAGTCACAATTAGAAGCAGATGCTTTAGCCGATAAAATTATCGGAGAAATAAAAGAAATAGCTAGATTGTAAAATGTATAACTGACCATATAAAAAGGAGCAATTTTCATTGAAAATTGCTCCTTTTTTTTAATGTTGATCCGCCTTGTTCCGGTGTTTCCAGCGACGGTGTGTCCATAAATAATACTCTGGTCGTTCTCTTATTTGTTCTTCTGTTAAGCGAAGAAATGTATCTGTAATTTCATGTTCCTTAGTAGATTTTCCTGCTGTGGTAATCGGAATAAATTCTGCTTTATAATAGCCTCTTTTTACCTTGGACACTTTTAGAAAAACTACCGCTAAATCCATTTTTCGCGCCATAGTTTCTGCACCGCTAAATACAGGAACTTTAATTCCCATAAACTCTGTCCAATATGGAGCTCGGTGTACTTGGGGAGATTGATCACTCACCATGCCGTATGCACTTCTGACATTATCACGAACATTTCTTACCACTGTTTTTACGGTTTCCTCCTGTGTAATTAAAGTAGTATTCCAACGTGCTCTTACTTTCCTAATCCATTGATCAAAGTATTTATTTGCTATTTTCTGATAAACAGCGTACCCTTCTGATTCCACGTAGTTATTAATACTCACATTCCACTCCCAATTAGCATAATGTGAACAGACGATTAATACGCTCTTATTTTTTTCAATATCTCTTAAGACCTCAAGGTTTACGACATCATATCTTTTCTTTACTTCTGCTTTAGATAGTTCCATAGTTTTAATCATTTCCATGAAAGTGTCTATCAAATGACTATAAAATTTACGTTGAATTTTTAAAAGCTCTTTTTCATCTTTTTCAGGAAAAACAAGTTTTAGATTTGAATACACTACTTTTTTCCGGTATCCAAAGATGGTATACACAAGAAAAAAAACAAAATCTGAAAGCCAATAAAAAGGTTTGTAAGGTAATTTTGAAATAAACCAAAGTATTGGGTAAACTATAATAAATACTAATAACTGCATGCCAATAATTATAGCGCAAATATAGTTATATTTGAAGGCAAACAGAACGTTTGATTATATGGATAATTTTGATTTAGTTACTGTAGGCATTGTTGCCATAAATTTACTAGTATCTATTAAAGGTTTTAATGATACTAATTTTTTTGATCGGTATAAGTTTAGTGTTGGAGCGATTAAATCGGGACAAAAAGACCGCATGTTTACTTCTGGCTTTTTACATGTAGATTTTTCGCATCTGTTTTTTAACATGTTTACCTTATATTTTTTTGCTCCTGTAGTTATTGAATGGCTAGGTACTGTAAAGTTTGTTATAATTTATAGTATTAGTTTATTAGCAGGAAGTTTACTTTCAATGGTTTTTCATAAAAATGAAGATTATTACACCGCTGTAGGTGCAAGTGGTGCGGTTACAGGTATTTTATATGCAGCTATTTTGTTACAACCAACCATGCAACTAGGCATTATGTTTATTCCTATACCCGTACCTGCATATGTTTTCGGAATAGGTTATCTCTTGTATTCAATTTATGGTATGAAAAGTAGGTTAGGGAACATTGGCCATACGGCACATTTTGGAGGTGCAATTGGAGGCTATGTTACCACCTTAATACTACTACCTAGTCTACTGGAAATAAACCCTTTAATGGTAGGATTATTAGCCATTCCTATTATCGCGTTATTTATACTTCAAAAATTAGGAAAGATTTAATTTAATCGGTATTTCTTAACCAATCACTTAACGAAAGCTTACCATTCATCGAAAATCATGTAGTTCAGAAACATATTTCCCTAATTTCGTCGTTAATAGAGAACCCAAACTCTTATTCAATCTACTTAATTATGAAAAAAGTTTCCCCAATACTAGCTTTTATGCTAGTTTTATTTGCATCATGTTCTGAAAAAACAACAGTTTATGAAGATGAACAAAGTAATGTAAGTGTACAAGACAATCAAGATTTTTTAAATAAAAGCATTAGTTATGAGAATGCTGGTGTTTTAGATATTTCAAGTGAAGAAGAACTATCTGGAAAAACGAGCAAAGACGCAGATCCTGTCGCTGGTGATTACCCACTTTCATTGATAGCACAAATTACACCACCTAGTTTTCCTGGTGGGGAAAACTTAACAGCAACACATGTAAATATTGTAGATGATATTGCTTATGTATCTTACAATACAGTAGCATCTGATTATGTTGGTGCTATAGACGCTATAGATGTTAGCAATCCTTATAGTCCACAAATTACATCTAGATTATATTACACCAATGCAGATATTAATGCAATAGCATACGATAATGGATACATTTATATTGTAGGTGGTGTAGATTCAGAAAAATCTGTAGCTGCAAGCACCAATTCCTTTGTGGCTAAAATACCCGCTACGAATGGAAAAATAGATGTGAATAGCGGAATTACCTATGGTTTTCAAGAAGGATTTATTGGTACCGATATTGCCATAGATGGAAACAGCATCTATGTAACTAGCGGTAAAGATGGCGTTTTAGCCGTTTACGATAAAAATAGTGTAACGCTAATGAATGAGACCCCATTAACAGATTTACGCTCTGTAACTACTGTAAATAATAACATTGCGGTTTTAGATGCTAGCAAAGGGGTTTCAATTTTTGATACGAACTTTTCTCTTATCAAAGAAATTGCCATTTCTTCTGATTTTGGAATTGCTGCAAAAAGAACTTTAGACTTCTCTCAAGACAAAATATATGTATCTGAAGGATCTAAAGGAGCAGGGATTTATAATGCAACTTCTGGAGCATTCATAGAATACATTTCAATTTTAATTAACCCTGAAGGTTCAGATGCTACAGACAACGTAACTAATGCTGTTGCAGTTAACGAAAATGCTATTTTAATGGCTAACGGTGGCGCAGGGCTTTCGTTATCAGAAGAATCATCTAATAGCACATCACCAGTGGGGATTATAGATTTAGAGGGTTCTATTA
This genomic stretch from Cellulophaga algicola DSM 14237 harbors:
- the ggt gene encoding gamma-glutamyltransferase gives rise to the protein MMKNFSYLFLLVLLCINCKNQAAPTGVVTEKAMVVSAREEASKIGSDIMAKGGNAFDAMIGTQLALAVAYPRAGNIAGGGFMVYRTADGGIGSLDFREKAPKSAHRDMYLDSLGDVIPDMSTLGATAIGVPGSVAGILAVHQKFGKLPLKDIFEPVIAMAENGVVVTAKQAEMLDNYRETFIKINSDSTKFATVYKEGELIKYPKLASTLRTIVTKGKDGFYKGEIAQKLASFIQANGGFVTEQDLASYEVVWRQPVVFKYKDLKIISMSPPSSGGVTMNQIFKMIEPYDMASFGHNSEKTIQLFTEASRRAYADRNYYLGDPDFVKIPLDVLLKDSYLEDRMSNFSFEKATKSDAVSHGKVAIVESMETTHYSIIDAEGNAVSVTTTLNGNFGSKLYCDELGFFLNNEMDDFSSKAGIPNMFGLIGAEANNIQPEKRMLSSMTPTIVEKDGKLWMVLGTPGGSTIITAVAETILNAYEFDMSMQDAVNAPRFHHQWLPDILTFEPEGFSTELKTSLKAKGYLINEERTPIIGKVDAIRVLADGSLEGGADKRGDDTAVGF
- a CDS encoding acyl carrier protein phosphodiesterase, with amino-acid sequence MNFLAHIYLSFDDKEITLGNFIADSIRGNKYKHLPERVQKGIKLHRFIDTFTDAHPTVRQSTKRLHENYSHYSGIIVDIFYDHFLAKNWSTYSEVPLEVFVDNFYDLLEDNYEILPDSTKHMMPYMIADNWIFNYSKLEGIGRVLTGMNRRTKNKSKMNFAILDLEEHYDEFEKEFTTFFEELIAFSKQKYISL
- the glmM gene encoding phosphoglucosamine mutase, whose translation is MTLIKSISGIRGTIGGKPGDNLTPIDAVKFAAAYGIWLKEYSKKDKLKVVVGRDARISGEMIQNIVVSTLIGLGIDVIDLDLSTTPTVEIAVPLEDADGGIILTASHNPKQWNALKLLNEKGEFLDAAQGAKILEIAEKEDFNFSEVDDLGEITRNDAYIDIHIDEVLDLPLVDADVIRAAKFKVVVDGVNSTGGIAIPKLLKELGVEVIELYCNPTGHFPHNPEPLKEHLGDICALVLKEKADFGIVVDPDVDRLAFISNDGEMFGEEYTLVACADYVLGKTKGNTVSNLSSSRALRDITQKHGGTYEAAAVGEVNVVTKMKANNAVIGGEGNGGIIYPESHYGRDSLVGTALFLMLMAEKGGTVAELRASYPSYFMSKKKIQLTPGLDVDGILVSMADKYKNEDITTIDGVKIDFAENWVHLRKSNTEPIIRIYTEAKSQLEADALADKIIGEIKEIARL
- a CDS encoding lysophospholipid acyltransferase family protein; the encoded protein is MQLLVFIIVYPILWFISKLPYKPFYWLSDFVFFLVYTIFGYRKKVVYSNLKLVFPEKDEKELLKIQRKFYSHLIDTFMEMIKTMELSKAEVKKRYDVVNLEVLRDIEKNKSVLIVCSHYANWEWNVSINNYVESEGYAVYQKIANKYFDQWIRKVRARWNTTLITQEETVKTVVRNVRDNVRSAYGMVSDQSPQVHRAPYWTEFMGIKVPVFSGAETMARKMDLAVVFLKVSKVKRGYYKAEFIPITTAGKSTKEHEITDTFLRLTEEQIRERPEYYLWTHRRWKHRNKADQH
- a CDS encoding rhomboid family intramembrane serine protease, which translates into the protein MDNFDLVTVGIVAINLLVSIKGFNDTNFFDRYKFSVGAIKSGQKDRMFTSGFLHVDFSHLFFNMFTLYFFAPVVIEWLGTVKFVIIYSISLLAGSLLSMVFHKNEDYYTAVGASGAVTGILYAAILLQPTMQLGIMFIPIPVPAYVFGIGYLLYSIYGMKSRLGNIGHTAHFGGAIGGYVTTLILLPSLLEINPLMVGLLAIPIIALFILQKLGKI
- a CDS encoding LVIVD repeat-containing protein, with amino-acid sequence MKKVSPILAFMLVLFASCSEKTTVYEDEQSNVSVQDNQDFLNKSISYENAGVLDISSEEELSGKTSKDADPVAGDYPLSLIAQITPPSFPGGENLTATHVNIVDDIAYVSYNTVASDYVGAIDAIDVSNPYSPQITSRLYYTNADINAIAYDNGYIYIVGGVDSEKSVAASTNSFVAKIPATNGKIDVNSGITYGFQEGFIGTDIAIDGNSIYVTSGKDGVLAVYDKNSVTLMNETPLTDLRSVTTVNNNIAVLDASKGVSIFDTNFSLIKEIAISSDFGIAAKRTLDFSQDKIYVSEGSKGAGIYNATSGAFIEYISILINPEGSDATDNVTNAVAVNENAILMANGGAGLSLSEESSNSTSPVGIIDLEGSINFVASKGDYIFAASGTAGLQIIKMNKPNQSLETKCEDLTSYRGSSNLVVATNEIIAYQGSKRLNKINVAGELLLCGTWTVSNDITLDANSLFEMKGAIYVGNNRNKKNITVGSNATLRIEGDLAIYGDLILEDGATLEFLGSSSRVYITGNVTKAETAEVTGEYNDLLNKF